In the Bacteroidota bacterium genome, TTATTAAACTTAAAAATAAAAACAAACTAATATCAACAAACCAAACAAGCAACAGGTAACACGGTCATTTCTTATTCAGGAATGGCTGTTTACACTGTTTTCTAAAAAAGATTTCATGAATAAATAAAATTAAAATTTATGCCTGCTCTGCTAAATTTAAATTTGCCCAGTAATGGGAGTTGGGAAGAACAAAAAATAAAATTAAAGGAAAAATTTTCTTCCCTCATTGATGCTGACCTAACATTTGAACCCGGTAAAAGGAGTGAAATGTTTGAGCAGCTCGGAATAAAATTGGGGAAATCGCGAGAGGAGCTACAACAAATTATTAATCTTTTATAAAAATAAATTCATAAAAAACATTAATTATTTAATATATTAAATCAAACGTTATGAGAAATTTACTTTACACCATCGCAGTTGTGCTGCTAATTTTATGGGTACTAGGCTTTTTTGTGTATAGTGTTGGGTCTATAATCCACATTTTGCTGGTACTTGCAATTATTTCAATACTACTTAATGTAATTCAAAGAGGAAAAATAACAAAATAAATGAAAAACAATAAACTGATATTAGGATTACTTTCAGGCGTGGCAATAGGTGTTGTTGCAGGATTATTATTTGCACCACATAAAGGTTCCAGAACCAGAAAAAGAATGTTGCGTTCAGGTGCCAATGCCGCCGACCAAATGAAAAATAAGGCACAAGACATGCTAGAAACCGTTGAAGGTAAATATATTGATACTATTCAAACGGCAGAACAAAAAATTAAAAAACTTATTGCTTCTATCCCCGAAATAAATAAATAAGGATTGGTCTTGCTGACTATACCCTACACTGCATTTGTGGTGTAGGGCTTAGCAATTGTATTTGGTGCCAATTTATTGGCTTTTAATACACTAATTTCGTTACTTTTGACGTTAATCAAAAGATTTTACCCGATTTAGTGTATTTAAAACCCAAGCTTTGAATAACATTTTAAAGTTTACAATTTATACGATCATTTTTTTTGGTTGCATTTTTTCTCCCTTTGCAACTAAAGCGCAAAGCGCTTCCTGGTGGTCGTTTGAACTTGCAGGTAGTGGTGGACTTGGTTCTTTTAATTACGAAAAAACGTTCGCCGATAAACCCAATTTTGATTTTAACTGGCGTGTGGGTTTTAGTGTTGCTCCAATAGATAAAAATAATGGAGCCGCGCTGGTTTTTCCGGTTATGGTGCATACTGTTGCAGGTAACGGAAATTTTAAACCGGATCTCGGTATCGGACAAACTTTATCTGTTACAACAAAAGGGCATTTATTTTTTATGTTGCCGGCATCTGCAGGTTGCCGCTTTCAGCCCGAAAATAAAAATTATTATTTACGCCTTTCCTACACACCGATTATCTCCTATTTAATCGATTTCCAAATTCAACATTGGGGCGGATTTACTTACGCTTATACTTTTAACAAATGAAAAAATATTTGTTCCTTATTTCATCTTTGCCATTGTTATTTGCGTGTAACAGCAAAGAATTTTTCGATGGACCAAATCAATATGATGAGGACTTTGAAGCTTACAATCAAATTGAAGATATGTTGAGTGAAGATGATGAACGCTGGTCGTATTTTCAACTTACCTATCCCGAAAATGAACTTACTATTGACAGTTCATTTGCATTTGAAGGAAATCAATGTATAAAATCATTTGCACAAAAATCAACAGATGAAAATGGCGCTTCAAAATGTAGTTTCAGTAAGCATAATATGGCATTTTGGGAAAACGAAACGGTCACTTTATCTGCTTGGTATTATATGGTTGGTGAAGCTGATGCACAATGGATTTTTTTTATGGATTTGGAAGAACAGGTTGCTATAGGAGCCGGCCCTGGTATGCGATTAGCAATGGTCGATAATGCCATTCGGGTGGAACATAAATATTTTAATCCGGATATTATTCAACTGGCAGGAGCAGAGGTTTTATTTCCAAGAAATCAATGGGTACATCTTGTATTTGAAACCAAACTATCTAAAAAACACGATGGTTATGTAAAAGTTTGGCAGGATGATGTACTTATTCTTAATCAGCAAAACTGGAAAACACTGCCAACCGATTTTCTCTATTTTCAGCAGGGCACCAAGGGGATGTATTCTTCAATTGAATTTGGTATTACGGCAAATACACATGATAATGATATGGTAGTATATGTGGATGATATTTCAGTTTATACTAATTAATATCCCGTTGTTTTAATACCATGGCGCGGTATTGTTTTGGTGTTACACCTTCTATGCGTTTAAATTGTCTGTCGAAATAGTTTAATGAAGAAAATCCCGTTTCATAACAAATATGTGTAATGGTCATATTGTAGTCGGCCAATAATGTTTTTGCCTTTTTAATTTTTTCTCGTAAAATATATTCCAGCGGACTTAAGCCAAATTCATTTTTAAATGCACGGTAAAATGTTGGAACACTCATGCAGGCTTTAGTACTTAAATCACTAATTTGAAATTGTTGATTAATATTCACCCGAATATAGTTCATAACAAACGAAAGCGGATTTCTTCCGGTTGTTAAAGTAGATTTATCTTCAACATTTAAGTTCTGACTTTGAATGATGCGCACTACCAGCTCTTTAAGTGCAATATCTGCCAATATATCTTTTTCTCTGTCACCACTCGAACAAACATCTATCAATTTATTAATTGTAGTGGCCAGTTCATAATTATTTTGGAAATGATATTCATTATGTCGGAGCTGCCAGTAGTCGTTGCTTTCATTTTTTGGATAATCTTCATTTAAACGATTTACTATTTGTTGTATCTTCTGACTTTCTAAAGCCAATGCAATACATTGGGTAGGATTATTTTTTGTTGCTTCCGGAAAATCTATTTTCATGGTTACATTAGCAGGCACTAAAACTGTTTCACCCGGTAAATAATCAAACCCGGGATTATCGTATAAATGCATAACTTTTTTACCACGCAACATACTTGTCACTACAAAATCACCAAACGTAAGTGGCACCAGAGCCGACTCTTTAAAGGTCTCAAATAAATTCAGCTCACAAAAATTTAATGAATAAATTTTGCGATTTTCAACCAGCGTTTTGAGCGATTTCTCTTCACTCGGTGCTATGGATTTTAGTTTGAACTGCTGCGGCATAATAGAATAGATGTCTATACAAATATATTAGTATTCACGACACTTCCAAATGACTTTTAACCACTTTGAGAAAAATGTCCTATAGTTTGATAAGATTGTAGCAAATCCACTAGCACGATTTTGTCAAAATTGTCAAATAATTCAAAACTATTTAAACTATGGCACAAGATCGTCCAACTTTTAAGCCGCGCTATGACAACTTCATTGGCGGGCAATTTGTTCCTCCGGTTTCCGGCAATTATTTTGATAACGTAAGCCCTATCGATGGCAAAGTATTTACCAGCGCAGCCCGTTCAGGTAAAGAAGACATCGAATTGGCGCTTGATGCAGCTCATGCCGCTTTCCCAACTTGGAGTAAGTCTTCAGCAGCTTCACGTTCTATTTTATTAAACAAAATTGCAGACTTAATGCAGGAAAATCTTGCTTACCTCGCAACCATTGAAACTATTGATAATGGAAAACCTTATCGCGAATCATCGCTTGTAGATTTACCATTGTGTATCGATCATTACCGTTATTTTGCCGGTGTAATTCGCGCTGAAGAAGGTTCTATTTCTGAACACGATGAACATACCGTTAGTATTTGTTTAAATGAACCTATCGGTGTGGTAGGGCAAATTATTCCATGGAATTTTCCTTTGTTAATGGCAACCTGGAAAATTGCTCCGGCATTAGCTGCCGGTTGTTGTGTTATAGTTAAACCTGCCGAACAAACGCCAACCTCCATTATGTGCTGGCTCGAATTAATTAAAGATATTTTACCTCCGGGTGTATTGAATGTTGTTACGGGCTTTGGACCTGAAGCAGGTAAACCACTTGCACAATCACCGCGTGTGGCAAAAGTATCTTTCACAGGCGAAACTACTACCGGTCGTTTAATTATGCAATATGCGTCTGAAAATCTAAATCCTGTTACCATGGAATTAGGTGGTAAATCGCCAAATATATTTTTCCCTTCTATTGCAGATGCTGATGACGCTTATTTTGATAAAGCTATAGAAGGTGCAGTACTTTTTGCCGTTAATCAGGGTGAAGTTTGTACTTGTCCTTCCCGCATTTTAGTGCATGAAAGTATTTACGAAAAATTCATGAGCCGTGTTGTTGAAAGAACAAATGCAATTAAAATGGGAAATCCATTAGATATGAATACCATGATGGGTGCTCAAGCTTCAAACGATCAATACGAAAAAATTAAATCGTATTTAAATATTGGTCGGGAAGAAGGTGCTGAAGTTTTATGTGGTGGTGATGTAAAACAATTGGATGGTGATTTATCCGGAGGATATTATATTCAACCAACCATATTTAAAGGCCACAATAAAATGCGCATTTTTCAGGAAGAAATTTTCGGACCGGTTACCTGCGTTACCACTTTTAAAACTACTGAAGAGGCCATTGCAATTGCCAACGATACCATGTATGGTTTAGGAGCTG is a window encoding:
- a CDS encoding lmo0937 family membrane protein: MRNLLYTIAVVLLILWVLGFFVYSVGSIIHILLVLAIISILLNVIQRGKITK
- a CDS encoding YtxH domain-containing protein, producing the protein MKNNKLILGLLSGVAIGVVAGLLFAPHKGSRTRKRMLRSGANAADQMKNKAQDMLETVEGKYIDTIQTAEQKIKKLIASIPEINK
- a CDS encoding heparin lyase I family protein; the protein is MKKYLFLISSLPLLFACNSKEFFDGPNQYDEDFEAYNQIEDMLSEDDERWSYFQLTYPENELTIDSSFAFEGNQCIKSFAQKSTDENGASKCSFSKHNMAFWENETVTLSAWYYMVGEADAQWIFFMDLEEQVAIGAGPGMRLAMVDNAIRVEHKYFNPDIIQLAGAEVLFPRNQWVHLVFETKLSKKHDGYVKVWQDDVLILNQQNWKTLPTDFLYFQQGTKGMYSSIEFGITANTHDNDMVVYVDDISVYTN
- a CDS encoding AraC family transcriptional regulator, producing the protein MPQQFKLKSIAPSEEKSLKTLVENRKIYSLNFCELNLFETFKESALVPLTFGDFVVTSMLRGKKVMHLYDNPGFDYLPGETVLVPANVTMKIDFPEATKNNPTQCIALALESQKIQQIVNRLNEDYPKNESNDYWQLRHNEYHFQNNYELATTINKLIDVCSSGDREKDILADIALKELVVRIIQSQNLNVEDKSTLTTGRNPLSFVMNYIRVNINQQFQISDLSTKACMSVPTFYRAFKNEFGLSPLEYILREKIKKAKTLLADYNMTITHICYETGFSSLNYFDRQFKRIEGVTPKQYRAMVLKQRDIN
- a CDS encoding aldehyde dehydrogenase, with protein sequence MAQDRPTFKPRYDNFIGGQFVPPVSGNYFDNVSPIDGKVFTSAARSGKEDIELALDAAHAAFPTWSKSSAASRSILLNKIADLMQENLAYLATIETIDNGKPYRESSLVDLPLCIDHYRYFAGVIRAEEGSISEHDEHTVSICLNEPIGVVGQIIPWNFPLLMATWKIAPALAAGCCVIVKPAEQTPTSIMCWLELIKDILPPGVLNVVTGFGPEAGKPLAQSPRVAKVSFTGETTTGRLIMQYASENLNPVTMELGGKSPNIFFPSIADADDAYFDKAIEGAVLFAVNQGEVCTCPSRILVHESIYEKFMSRVVERTNAIKMGNPLDMNTMMGAQASNDQYEKIKSYLNIGREEGAEVLCGGDVKQLDGDLSGGYYIQPTIFKGHNKMRIFQEEIFGPVTCVTTFKTTEEAIAIANDTMYGLGAGVWTRDAHELYQVPRAIQAGRVWVNCYHAYPAHAPFGGYKKSGFGRENHKMMLDHYRQTKNMLISYDKQKLGFF